AACATTAGAAAAAATTTTATAGTTTTTATTGTAATATTATGATAGAAAACACATTAGTATTTATTGCCAAGAATCTAAGAAAAACTTCTTTAAAAAATAAATTACATCATAGCTTTGCTAAATTAGCCAAGAAATAAGATTTAAATGGCAGTAAGTAATCATTTTATGAAAAAAATAGATGATTAATATAATATTTAACAATTTATGAAAAATTACAGAACTGAAAGCGATTCTTTTGGAGAAATTCAAATAGAAGAAAAATTTTATTGGGGGGCTCAAACTCAAAGATCTTTAGAAAATTTTAAAATAGGCAGGCAAAAAATGCCCGAAATTTTAATTCGTGCTCTTGCTATTTTAAAAAAATGTGCAGCACAGGTGAATCATGAGTTTGGTGATTTAGAAACTAAAATAGCTACAAGTATTGATAAAGCTACGACTAGAATTCTCAGCGGGGAGTTTGATAATAATTTTCCTTTAGTAGTGTGGCAAACAGGTTCAGGTACACAAACAAACATGAATATGAACGAGGTTATTGCCTCTATTGCCAACGAAGAATTAACAGGTAAAAAAGGGGGCAAATCTCCAGTACATCCTAACGATCATGTTAATAAAGGACAATCATCCAACGACTCTTTTCCCACCGGTATGCATATAGCAACCGTACTTGCAACTAAGCAACAACTTATACCGGCTTTAAATAATTTACTTACCTCTTTACAAGATAAGTCCAAAGATTGGGATAAAATTATAAAAATAGGACGTACCCACTTGCAGGATGCGACTCCTTTAACTCTTAAACAAGAATTCTCCGGATATATTACACAAATAGAATATGCTTTAGAACGCATAGAAGATGCATTAAAAAAAGTTTATCTACTTGCTCAAGGAGGCACGGCAGTCGGTACAGGTATTAACTCAAGGATAGGATTTGATATAAAATTTGCTGAGAAAGTAGCAGAGTTTACCAAACAACCTTTTAAAACAGCTCCTAATAAATTTGAAAGCCTAGCTGCCCACGACGCACTAGTAGAATTTTCGGGCACTCTTAATACTATAGCAGTTAGCTTAATGAAAATAGCAAATGATATAAGACTGCTTGGTTCGGGTCCAAGATGCGGTCTTGGTGAGCTGCATTTACCTGAAAATGAGCCAGGTTCTTCAATCATGCCAGGTAAAGTAAATCCTACGCAAGTCGAAGCTTTAGCAATG
The sequence above is a segment of the Rickettsia sp. Oklahoma-10 genome. Coding sequences within it:
- the fumC gene encoding class II fumarate hydratase, coding for MKNYRTESDSFGEIQIEEKFYWGAQTQRSLENFKIGRQKMPEILIRALAILKKCAAQVNHEFGDLETKIATSIDKATTRILSGEFDNNFPLVVWQTGSGTQTNMNMNEVIASIANEELTGKKGGKSPVHPNDHVNKGQSSNDSFPTGMHIATVLATKQQLIPALNNLLTSLQDKSKDWDKIIKIGRTHLQDATPLTLKQEFSGYITQIEYALERIEDALKKVYLLAQGGTAVGTGINSRIGFDIKFAEKVAEFTKQPFKTAPNKFESLAAHDALVEFSGTLNTIAVSLMKIANDIRLLGSGPRCGLGELHLPENEPGSSIMPGKVNPTQVEALAMVCSQVMGNHVTVTIAGSNGHLELNVFKPVIIYNILQSIELLSDSINSFVTHCIKGLEPNIAHINDLRDQSLMLVTALNPHIGYDNATKIAKEAYKHGITLKEAAKKLNFLSEEEFDKIVVPEKMVGQY